The genomic stretch TCGATTGAAAAGGAGCACGCCTGTTATCAGAATGGCAACGGTAAAGGCAAAACAGTAAAACAAATGATGGGGATTGAACGTGCCTGCACCAAGAAATGCATAGCGAAACGTCTCCACGATGGGCGCCATGGGATTTATCCAAACAAGATGGTGAAAGCGCTGTGGGATCGAGGAAACGGGGTAAATAACAGGAGTGACGAAGAGTAGAAGCTGAGAACCAAAAATTATCAGATGATTGAGATCTCGATAGCGCGTTGTAAGGGCGGATACGATGATGCCAAACCCCAATCCCAAACAAGCCATCATGAACAACAGCAGAGGGAGCAAAAGCAACGATAGGTTCGGACTCACCTCTGCGCCTGCAACTTTAAAATAGGCAAGAAATAACAAAAAAATTGCAGCTTGAATAGAAAAACTGATCAAGTTGCCTATTGCAATCGCAATCGGAATTGCCAATCTGGGGAAATATACTTTTTCGAACAATGCTTTGTTGTTGACAAAAGTGGATGAAGTTTTCGTCAGGTTCGCCGAAAAATAATTCCAGATAATCGTTCCGGAAAGATAAAACAGAAGCGGTGGGAGTCCATCGGTGGATAAATTTGCTACTTTGCTGAAAACAAACAAGTAAGTGAGCGCCACAGTAACGGGTTGGATGATGTACCACACCGGACCCAAAATAGTCTGCTTGTATGTGGAAATAAAATCACGCCAGACGAAAATGCCGATGAGTTCCCGAGCATTCCACAGCTCGCCAAAGGGAATATCGAGCAGTGCTCGATGGGGACGGATAATCAGGTCCCAGACAACTGGCTGTCCATCAGAATTTTTCAGATCGTTCATGAATCGTTTTTCAATTATAGCAAATCGGCAGAGTCAGGACGTCAGCCTGCATGATCAGGTGGTGTCAGCAAATCCAGCTGTGAGTTCGATTATACTAACAGGTCAAATACATGCGCTACGCAACCAAAGGAGTTGCCGGTTTACCAGAACAAACCGGCAAGATCATGATCGCTTTTGAAAAAGCGTGCCCTGGCATCACGTCTCTACCACGAAGAAATCCCTCTGACGTATGAGATTCCTCTTCATTAATACGGACTATTCGCCCTTCTTACGCTCGCTTTATGGCATCAATCAACAATTGGCGAATGAAAGCTATCAAAAGCAGTTAGAAGCCCGAGAGGATACCCTATTTGGAACTGCGGATTTTTATTCGAAGAACTTACGAAGAATTGGTCATGAAGCATGGGACATTCATGCAAACAACTTTGACTTACAGAATGCCTGGTTTAGAGAGTTCTCACAGGGAACAAAACCTGAACGGAAAAAGCCGCTTTCTTCATTGAGGCGCTTTCTGCAGGAACGAATTCAGCCTTTCAGACAAAGCCGACAGGCATGGGTATATGAAATCCTGGCGGCTCAGATCAAGTTTTACAGACCCGATGTTGTAGTAAATCTCGACGTAAGATTCATTAGCACACCGTTTTTAAAGCAAATGAAGCCGCAGATCCGGTTGCTGGTAGCCCAACATGCCGCGACCTTACTGCCGGATACCCAGGATTTCAGTTGCTACGACCTAGCTGTCTCGTCATTCCCTCCAACGGTTGAATTCTTTAAGCGCAAAGGATTGCCGGCCTACTCATGGCCGATGGCCTTCGAGACATCCATTTTGCCGGAAATTCAGAATACAGAACAAACGAGCACAGTTACTTTTGTAGGTAATTTTTTTAAAGGTGTTCATGATAGTCGAAGAGAGTTGATAGAATTTCTGTGCAAGACGTTTGATGTAATGGAAGTCTGGGGGCCTTCCATTGAGCAATTCCCCCAGAATTCGTCGATTCGTAAGCATTACAAGGGTGAAGCATGGGGACGCAAACTTTATGAAATTTTATCCAGATCAAAAATTACCGTGAATCATCACGGTGACATTCCGCCTTTTGCAAATAA from bacterium encodes the following:
- a CDS encoding glycosyltransferase, yielding MRFLFINTDYSPFLRSLYGINQQLANESYQKQLEAREDTLFGTADFYSKNLRRIGHEAWDIHANNFDLQNAWFREFSQGTKPERKKPLSSLRRFLQERIQPFRQSRQAWVYEILAAQIKFYRPDVVVNLDVRFISTPFLKQMKPQIRLLVAQHAATLLPDTQDFSCYDLAVSSFPPTVEFFKRKGLPAYSWPMAFETSILPEIQNTEQTSTVTFVGNFFKGVHDSRRELIEFLCKTFDVMEVWGPSIEQFPQNSSIRKHYKGEAWGRKLYEILSRSKITVNHHGDIPPFANNMRLYEATGVGTMLITDWKENLVDLFEPQKEVVTYRNFEECAEFIKYYLDHSSERESIARAGQLRTLHDHTYFQRMKEFVKIVSKHL
- a CDS encoding ABC transporter permease, which gives rise to MNDLKNSDGQPVVWDLIIRPHRALLDIPFGELWNARELIGIFVWRDFISTYKQTILGPVWYIIQPVTVALTYLFVFSKVANLSTDGLPPLLFYLSGTIIWNYFSANLTKTSSTFVNNKALFEKVYFPRLAIPIAIAIGNLISFSIQAAIFLLFLAYFKVAGAEVSPNLSLLLLPLLLFMMACLGLGFGIIVSALTTRYRDLNHLIIFGSQLLLFVTPVIYPVSSIPQRFHHLVWINPMAPIVETFRYAFLGAGTFNPHHLFYCFAFTVAILITGVLLFNRAESTFMDTL